In Methanothermus fervidus DSM 2088, a single genomic region encodes these proteins:
- a CDS encoding argininosuccinate lyase (COGs: COG0165 Argininosuccinate lyase~InterPro IPR003031: IPR000362: IPR009049: IPR008948~KEGG: mth:MTH269 argininosuccinate lyase~PFAM: fumarate lyase~SPTR: O26369 Argininosuccinate lyase~TIGRFAM: argininosuccinate lyase~PFAM: Lyase~TIGRFAM: argininosuccinate lyase), with translation MDIRSRLKKDMKKDVAKFLSSLDFDRYIFEADIDCNIAHVQMLAEENIIDVEIANKIIKTLKELKKKGIKALDLDPSLEDIHMAIENYVTSKIGEEAGFMHIGKSRNDQVVTDLRLALKSKIEKLCKKLLNLIYKISKLASKHKETVMVGYTHLQHAQPTTFAHYLLAYANSLKRDYERLKDTYKRIDINPLGSAAMTTTTFPINRKTTTKILGFSSYFENSIDAVSSRDFIAETIFDLAMLATNISRICEELILWSTYEFGLIEIGDEFCSTSSIMPQKKNPDVAEIIRAKSSNLYGDLMSVMSILKALPHSYNRDLQEVTPHLWNSVNTIEKIIDIMEGMLSSIKINKKRGIELAKSNFSVATDIADLIVKKRKLPFRVAHKIVGKLVSKCIDEGIKPSEINSKILDEVSKKVIGKKLNIKDEELKKVIDPFECIKQRNIVGGPSPKAVEKSIISLQKYVKNEYDRW, from the coding sequence TTGGATATTAGGAGCAGATTAAAAAAAGACATGAAAAAAGATGTTGCAAAATTTTTGTCATCTTTAGATTTTGATCGTTATATATTTGAAGCTGATATTGACTGTAATATTGCACATGTACAAATGTTGGCAGAAGAAAATATAATAGATGTTGAGATTGCAAATAAAATAATAAAAACTTTAAAAGAATTGAAAAAAAAAGGAATAAAAGCTTTAGATTTAGATCCATCATTAGAAGATATTCACATGGCAATAGAAAATTATGTGACCTCTAAAATTGGTGAAGAAGCAGGTTTCATGCATATTGGGAAATCAAGGAACGATCAAGTGGTTACAGATCTTAGGTTGGCACTGAAATCCAAAATTGAAAAATTATGTAAGAAATTACTTAATCTAATTTACAAGATTTCAAAATTAGCATCAAAACATAAAGAAACTGTGATGGTGGGATATACACATCTGCAACATGCACAACCAACTACTTTTGCACATTATTTGTTGGCATATGCAAATTCGCTAAAAAGAGATTATGAAAGATTAAAAGATACTTATAAAAGAATAGATATAAATCCACTAGGATCAGCCGCTATGACAACCACTACATTTCCAATAAATAGAAAAACTACAACAAAAATTCTTGGTTTTTCATCTTATTTTGAAAATTCAATAGATGCTGTAAGTTCACGAGATTTTATTGCCGAAACAATTTTTGATTTAGCCATGCTAGCTACAAACATAAGTAGAATATGTGAAGAATTAATTCTTTGGAGTACCTATGAATTTGGATTAATTGAAATTGGCGATGAATTTTGTTCTACATCATCAATAATGCCTCAAAAAAAGAATCCTGATGTAGCTGAAATTATAAGGGCAAAATCTTCTAATTTATATGGGGATTTAATGTCTGTTATGAGTATTTTAAAAGCATTGCCACATAGTTACAATAGAGATTTACAAGAAGTGACTCCTCATCTCTGGAATTCTGTTAATACCATAGAAAAAATTATAGACATTATGGAAGGAATGTTATCAAGTATAAAAATAAATAAAAAGAGAGGAATAGAGCTTGCTAAATCTAATTTTTCTGTTGCAACTGATATTGCAGATCTAATTGTAAAAAAAAGGAAATTGCCATTCAGGGTTGCACACAAAATAGTTGGAAAATTAGTAAGTAAATGCATAGATGAAGGTATCAAACCTTCAGAAATTAATTCTAAAATTTTGGATGAAGTTAGTAAAAAAGTAATCGGTAAAAAATTAAACATTAAGGATGAAGAACTAAAGAAAGTCATTGATCCATTTGAATGTATAAAACAGAGAAATATAGTGGGTGGACCATCGCCAAAAGCTGTTGAAAAATCTATAATTTCACTCCAAAAATATGTCAAAAATGAATATGACCGTTGGTGA
- a CDS encoding SSU ribosomal protein S27AE (COGs: COG1998 Ribosomal protein S27AE~InterPro IPR002906~KEGG: mth:MTH268 30S ribosomal protein S27ae~PFAM: Ribosomal protein S27a~SPTR: O26368 30S ribosomal protein S27ae~PFAM: Ribosomal protein S27a) produces MAKYKLYEIKGDKIIRKNPFCPRCSSGVFMADHGDRYACGKCGYTKWKRKR; encoded by the coding sequence ATGGCTAAATACAAATTATATGAAATAAAAGGTGACAAAATAATACGCAAAAATCCATTTTGTCCACGATGTTCAAGTGGTGTGTTTATGGCAGACCATGGTGACAGATACGCATGTGGTAAATGTGGATATACTAAGTGGAAAAGAAAAAGGTGA
- a CDS encoding Ribosomal protein S24e (COGs: COG2004 Ribosomal protein S24E~InterPro IPR001976: IPR012677~KEGG: mth:MTH267 30S ribosomal protein S24e~PFAM: Ribosomal protein S24e~SPTR: O26367 30S ribosomal protein S24e~PFAM: Ribosomal protein S24e), which translates to MEINITEEKRNELLKRKEIKFECLHSGEPTPKRVDVRDKLSSILDVNKELIVIDTLEPRYGEGRCVGYAKIYDSKESLEEIEQEHIIRKNKIGESKAKEGE; encoded by the coding sequence ATGGAAATAAATATAACTGAAGAAAAAAGGAACGAACTACTAAAAAGAAAAGAAATAAAATTTGAATGTTTGCATTCAGGAGAACCTACACCTAAAAGAGTTGATGTAAGAGACAAATTGAGTAGTATATTGGATGTTAATAAGGAATTGATAGTGATAGATACTCTCGAGCCAAGATATGGGGAAGGAAGATGTGTAGGATATGCTAAAATATATGATTCAAAAGAAAGTTTAGAGGAAATAGAGCAAGAACATATAATAAGGAAAAATAAAATTGGAGAAAGTAAAGCTAAAGAAGGTGAATAA
- a CDS encoding Protein of unknown function DUF359 (COGs: COG1909 conserved hypothetical protein~InterPro IPR007164~KEGG: mth:MTH266 hypothetical protein~PFAM: Protein of unknown function DUF359~SPTR: O26366 UPF0218 protein MTH_266~PFAM: Protein of unknown function (DUF359)): MLILPKKLRKKLKKPFGKLYKSIDDIKNFPPNEYKIISVGDETTKNLVDRGIYPDVAIIDRKIQRKKSYYRIEYKSKILNVSNPPGTITESLMNAIKKALKSKEKTIINVSGEEDLAVLPAILFSSKALILYGQPNEGVVVVDADKSKNKAKKIIKEFKEVKEHGNKYN; the protein is encoded by the coding sequence GTGCTTATATTGCCAAAAAAATTAAGAAAAAAATTAAAAAAACCCTTTGGAAAATTGTATAAATCAATTGATGATATAAAAAATTTTCCACCAAATGAATACAAAATAATTTCTGTTGGCGATGAAACTACTAAAAATCTTGTAGATAGAGGTATATATCCTGATGTAGCTATAATAGACAGAAAAATACAGAGAAAAAAATCTTATTATAGAATAGAATATAAATCAAAAATATTGAATGTTAGTAATCCGCCAGGTACGATAACTGAATCATTGATGAACGCTATAAAAAAGGCTTTAAAATCAAAAGAAAAAACAATAATAAATGTATCTGGTGAGGAAGACTTAGCAGTTTTGCCAGCAATTTTATTTTCCAGTAAAGCTTTAATTTTGTATGGTCAACCAAATGAGGGAGTAGTAGTAGTTGACGCTGATAAATCCAAAAACAAAGCAAAAAAAATTATTAAAGAATTCAAAGAGGTGAAAGAGCATGGAAATAAATATAACTGA
- a CDS encoding DNA-directed RNA polymerase, subunit E'' (COGs: COG2093 DNA-directed RNA polymerase subunit E''~InterPro IPR007178~KEGG: mth:MTH265 DNA-dependent RNA polymerase, subunit E''~PFAM: DNA-directed RNA polymerase subunit E, RpoE2~SPTR: O26365 DNA-dependent RNA polymerase, subunit E''~PFAM: Spt4/RpoE2 zinc finger) has product MIEKACTKCKRITSEDQCPVCKAPTSENWSGLLIVIDPNKSRMAKELNINLPGEYALRVR; this is encoded by the coding sequence ATGATAGAAAAAGCCTGTACAAAATGCAAACGAATAACATCTGAAGATCAGTGCCCAGTATGTAAAGCTCCAACCTCAGAAAATTGGAGTGGATTACTTATAGTTATAGATCCTAATAAATCAAGGATGGCAAAAGAATTGAACATTAATTTGCCTGGAGAATATGCTTTGAGGGTTAGATAG
- a CDS encoding DNA-directed RNA polymerase, subunit E' (COGs: COG1095 DNA-directed RNA polymerase subunit E'~InterPro IPR003029: IPR004519: IPR016027: IPR005576: IPR 012340~KEGG: mth:MTH264 DNA-directed RNA polymerase subunit E'~PFAM: RNA polymerase Rpb7 domain protein; RNA binding S1 domain protein~PRIAM: DNA-directed RNA polymerase~SPTR: O26364 DNA-dependent RNA polymerase, subunit E'~TIGRFAM: DNA-directed RNA polymerase~PFAM: S1 RNA binding domain; RNA polymerase Rpb7-like, N-terminal domain~TIGRFAM: DNA-directed RNA polymerase (rpoE), archaeal and eukaryotic form): MYYLTKLVNTVRVPPSRFEEPLEEVVMDILTQSLVGTFDKKLGFMIAIKNIEDIGVGKVIIGDGAAYYDVTFNALFFKPELHEIIEGEVIEITEFGAFVRIGPVDGLVHISQITDDYIDYDPKNCILVGKETKRVLKEGDKVRARIVAISTKQLPLKVNIGLTMRQPGLGKLEWIEEEKKKEKKKKEKKENKK, from the coding sequence TTGTACTATTTAACTAAGCTGGTTAATACTGTTAGAGTACCTCCATCACGATTTGAAGAACCTTTAGAAGAAGTTGTTATGGATATATTAACACAATCCTTAGTTGGAACTTTTGACAAAAAACTTGGGTTCATGATAGCTATAAAAAATATAGAAGATATAGGCGTTGGTAAAGTAATAATAGGAGATGGCGCAGCATATTATGATGTAACATTCAATGCACTGTTTTTTAAGCCTGAATTACATGAAATTATTGAAGGGGAAGTTATTGAAATTACAGAATTTGGAGCTTTCGTTAGAATAGGCCCTGTAGATGGACTAGTCCATATATCTCAAATAACTGACGATTATATTGATTATGATCCAAAAAATTGTATTTTGGTAGGAAAAGAAACTAAGAGAGTGTTAAAAGAAGGGGATAAAGTAAGAGCACGAATAGTCGCAATAAGTACAAAACAATTACCTCTCAAAGTTAATATTGGATTAACAATGAGACAACCAGGATTAGGAAAACTTGAATGGATTGAAGAAGAGAAGAAAAAAGAGAAGAAAAAGAAAGAAAAAAAGGAGAATAAAAAATGA
- a CDS encoding Inorganic diphosphatase (COGs: COG0221 Inorganic pyrophosphatase~InterPro IPR008162~KEGG: mka:MK1450 inorganic pyrophosphatase~PFAM: Inorganic pyrophosphatase~PRIAM: Inorganic diphosphatase~SPTR: Q8TVE2 Inorganic pyrophosphatase~PFAM: Inorganic pyrophosphatase) yields the protein MVDLWKDIKPGPSAPEIVYAVIEIPKGSRNKYEYNKELGAFSLDRVLYSPFMYPADYGIIPQTLYDDGDPLDILVMMEEPTFPGCIIEARPIGMMEMIDKGKQDDKILAVPVEDPRYKEIKNIDEIPSHILDEIAHFFSEYKRLEGKKTEVKGWKDVKYAHKAIIHSIELYKKKFG from the coding sequence ATGGTAGATCTTTGGAAAGATATAAAACCAGGTCCTTCAGCACCTGAAATTGTTTATGCTGTAATAGAGATCCCAAAAGGTTCTAGAAATAAATATGAATATAATAAAGAATTAGGAGCTTTTAGTTTAGATAGAGTACTTTATTCTCCTTTTATGTATCCAGCTGATTATGGTATAATACCACAAACTTTATATGACGACGGTGATCCACTAGATATACTTGTAATGATGGAAGAACCTACATTTCCTGGCTGTATTATAGAAGCAAGGCCTATCGGAATGATGGAAATGATAGATAAAGGTAAACAAGATGATAAAATACTCGCTGTACCTGTAGAGGATCCAAGATACAAAGAGATAAAAAATATTGATGAAATACCTTCCCATATTCTAGATGAAATAGCTCATTTCTTTTCAGAATATAAACGTTTAGAAGGAAAGAAAACTGAAGTAAAGGGTTGGAAAGACGTTAAATACGCACATAAAGCTATAATTCATTCTATAGAGCTTTATAAAAAGAAGTTTGGATGA
- a CDS encoding conserved hypothetical protein (KEGG: msi:Msm_0199 hypothetical protein~SPTR: A5UJM6 Putative uncharacterized protein~PFAM: Fcf1) codes for MKRVRENLQGKDKIAADFALKLIKNSKEIEISKEDIKKGETIDDALLRVADILCTNDKKLRKRAREKGIPVIYLRQKKYLDIDGYIR; via the coding sequence TTGAAAAGAGTTAGGGAGAATTTACAAGGCAAAGATAAAATTGCTGCGGATTTTGCATTAAAACTTATTAAAAATTCAAAAGAAATTGAAATTTCAAAGGAAGATATTAAAAAAGGTGAAACAATAGACGATGCATTGCTTAGGGTAGCTGATATATTATGTACTAATGATAAAAAATTAAGAAAAAGGGCTAGAGAAAAAGGAATACCTGTTATTTATTTAAGACAGAAAAAATATCTAGATATAGATGGTTACATTAGATGA
- a CDS encoding conserved hypothetical protein (KEGG: msi:Msm_0199 hypothetical protein~SPTR: B9ACV8 Putative uncharacterized protein) translates to MVCSNKNVVLDTNFLFLPIQFKVDIIEEIKKLVPNCKIIVPFFCFGRIEKS, encoded by the coding sequence ATGGTGTGCTCAAATAAGAATGTTGTTTTAGACACAAATTTTTTATTTTTACCAATACAATTTAAAGTTGATATTATAGAAGAAATTAAAAAGTTAGTTCCTAATTGTAAAATAATAGTTCCATTTTTTTGTTTTGGAAGAATTGAAAAGAGTTAG
- a CDS encoding translation initiation factor 2 subunit gamma (aeIF-2g) (COGs: COG5257 Translation initiation factor 2 gamma subunit (eIF-2gamma; GTPase)~InterPro IPR000795: IPR009000: IPR009001: IPR004161: IPR 015256~KEGG: mth:MTH261 translation initiation factor IF-2 subunit gamma~PFAM: protein synthesis factor GTP-binding; elongation factor Tu domain 2 protein; Initiation factor eIF2 gamma domain protein~SPTR: O26361 Translation initiation factor 2 subunit gamma~PFAM: Elongation factor Tu domain 2; Elongation factor Tu GTP binding domain; Initiation factor eIF2 gamma, C terminal~TIGRFAM: small GTP-binding protein domain; translation elongation factor TU; translation initiation factor 2 subunit gamma) encodes MKLQSEVNIGMVGHVDHGKTTLTKALSGVWTDTHSEEAKRGISIRLGYADAIFRKCPNCPEPKCYTTKKICEHCGSKTKILRKVSFVDAPGHETLMATMLSGAAIMDGAILVIAANEPCPQPQTKEHLMALDVIGVRDIVVVQNKIDTVSRERALENYKEIKEFIKGTVAENSPIIPVSAQQGANIDVLIEAIEKTIKTPKRPVNKPARMFVARSFDINKPGTPPDKLKGGVIGGSLIQGRLAVGDEIEIKPGIEIKKKGRKKWESLYSEIVSLVAGNEPMDEVKPGGLIGVGTKLDPSLTKADSLSGSVAGKVGTLPEVLHTLNLEVHLLKRVVGTEEERKVEPLKMNEPLMINIGTATTVGVIKHIKGDEVEVVLKLPVCAEPGQRAAISRRLGARWRLIGYGVLK; translated from the coding sequence GTGAAATTACAATCAGAAGTTAATATAGGAATGGTAGGTCATGTAGACCACGGAAAAACAACATTAACTAAAGCTTTATCCGGTGTTTGGACAGATACACATAGTGAGGAAGCTAAAAGAGGAATATCCATACGTTTAGGATATGCTGATGCAATATTTAGAAAATGTCCAAATTGTCCAGAGCCAAAATGCTATACCACGAAAAAAATTTGTGAACATTGTGGATCAAAAACAAAAATATTAAGGAAAGTTTCTTTTGTCGATGCTCCTGGCCATGAAACATTAATGGCCACGATGCTTTCTGGTGCAGCAATAATGGATGGAGCAATATTAGTAATAGCTGCTAATGAACCCTGCCCCCAGCCGCAAACCAAAGAACATTTAATGGCATTAGATGTTATAGGTGTCAGGGATATTGTAGTGGTTCAAAATAAAATAGACACAGTGTCAAGAGAAAGAGCATTGGAAAATTATAAGGAAATTAAAGAATTTATAAAAGGAACTGTTGCTGAAAATTCACCTATTATTCCAGTATCTGCACAACAAGGTGCTAACATAGATGTATTGATTGAAGCCATTGAAAAAACAATTAAAACACCAAAAAGACCTGTTAACAAGCCAGCCAGAATGTTTGTGGCACGTTCTTTTGATATAAATAAACCAGGGACGCCTCCCGACAAACTAAAGGGAGGAGTAATAGGTGGTTCATTAATTCAAGGACGATTGGCGGTTGGAGATGAAATAGAAATAAAACCAGGCATTGAAATTAAGAAAAAAGGTAGAAAAAAATGGGAAAGTTTATATTCAGAAATTGTTAGTCTTGTTGCTGGTAATGAACCAATGGACGAAGTGAAGCCTGGGGGATTAATAGGAGTAGGCACAAAATTAGATCCTTCACTAACAAAGGCTGATTCATTATCAGGGTCTGTAGCTGGAAAAGTTGGTACATTGCCAGAAGTTTTACATACTTTAAATTTAGAGGTGCATTTACTAAAAAGAGTAGTTGGTACAGAAGAAGAAAGAAAAGTAGAACCTTTAAAAATGAACGAACCTTTAATGATAAACATAGGAACTGCGACAACAGTTGGTGTCATTAAGCACATTAAGGGCGATGAAGTTGAAGTAGTCTTAAAATTACCAGTATGCGCTGAACCTGGTCAGAGGGCTGCAATTTCACGAAGATTGGGTGCCAGGTGGAGGCTAATAGGATATGGTGTGCTCAAATAA
- a CDS encoding SSU ribosomal protein S6E (COGs: COG2125 Ribosomal protein S6E (S10)~InterPro IPR018282: IPR001377~KEGG: mth:MTH260 30S ribosomal protein S6e~PFAM: Ribosomal protein S6e~SPTR: O26360 30S ribosomal protein S6e~PFAM: Ribosomal protein S6e) has product MFKVVVSHKDKSYQIETDTDKLIGLKIGDEFDGSIIGLPGYKLKITGGSDKDGFPMRKDIEGSRRVKVLLSSGPGFKPRRKGERRRKSVRGNTISEDIVQVNTVVVKEGEKPIKELISKKEKEE; this is encoded by the coding sequence GTGTTTAAAGTTGTAGTTTCACACAAAGATAAATCATACCAAATAGAAACAGATACAGACAAACTCATTGGGTTAAAAATTGGAGATGAATTTGATGGTTCAATCATTGGCTTACCTGGCTATAAATTAAAAATAACAGGCGGCAGTGACAAAGATGGATTTCCAATGAGAAAAGATATAGAAGGTAGTAGAAGAGTTAAAGTGCTTTTATCCAGTGGACCAGGATTTAAACCAAGACGTAAAGGGGAAAGACGACGTAAAAGTGTAAGAGGCAACACAATTTCTGAAGACATTGTTCAAGTAAATACTGTAGTTGTGAAAGAGGGAGAAAAACCGATAAAAGAACTTATAAGTAAAAAGGAAAAGGAAGAATAG
- a CDS encoding translation initiation factor eaIF-5B (COGs: COG0532 Translation initiation factor 2 (IF-2; GTPase)~InterPro IPR000795: IPR004544: IPR005225: IPR009000: IPR 004161~KEGG: mth:MTH259 translation initiation factor IF-2~PFAM: protein synthesis factor GTP-binding; elongation factor Tu domain 2 protein~SPTR: O26359 Probable translation initiation factor IF-2~TIGRFAM: translation initiation factor aIF-2; small GTP-binding protein~PFAM: Elongation factor Tu domain 2; Translation-initiation factor 2; Elongation factor Tu GTP binding domain~TIGRFAM: translation initiation factor aIF-2/yIF-2; small GTP-binding protein domain): MKIRSPIVSVLGHVDHGKTTLLDNIRGTAIAHKEAGGITQHIGATEIPIKVIEEICKGLLEKYSIQRIIPGLLFIDTPGHEAFTTLRKRGGSLADLAILIVDINEGFKPQTYEALNILKMYKTPFVVAANKIDKIRGWKAHKNSSFLETFEKQVPKVQQSLETKIYELVGSLHEEGFNAERFDRVTDFTSQVSIVPISALTGEGIPELLTLLIGLAQQYLKDQLTIESDSPAKGTILEVKEEKGLGTTLDAIIYDGVLKQNDKIVLLTLEDVVVTRIRSLLKPKPLEEIRESKTEFKRVKEVVAASGVKIVAPGVKDVIPGSPLRVAKDENLEDIRNEIRKELEEVKIETDKAGIVIKADTLGSLEAVIKLLKEETDVPIRVADIGDVSQRDVIEAEVSKNTDEIYGVILAFNVKILPSAKTILEESGVKVFSNNVIYKLIEDYVDWMKEIKERRKKSLMESIIRPVKIRILPGFVFRSSKPAITGIEVLAGKLKPGYNLIREDGNVVGTVGSIQDKGKNIKSAKKGQKVAISIKGGIIGRNIEEGDILYSDIPEKDYKILSKQLKNELTADEQETLEEIVKIKRKVDPTYGTGYSLS, from the coding sequence ATGAAAATAAGGTCTCCAATAGTTTCTGTATTAGGTCATGTAGATCATGGAAAAACAACATTGTTAGACAATATTAGAGGTACTGCTATAGCCCATAAAGAGGCCGGAGGGATAACGCAACATATTGGAGCTACCGAAATACCTATTAAAGTAATTGAAGAAATTTGTAAAGGTTTATTAGAAAAATATTCAATCCAACGAATTATTCCTGGATTATTATTTATTGATACTCCTGGACATGAAGCATTTACAACTTTGAGAAAAAGAGGAGGATCTCTAGCAGATTTAGCAATACTTATTGTTGATATTAATGAAGGTTTTAAGCCCCAGACTTATGAGGCACTAAACATATTAAAGATGTATAAAACTCCATTTGTGGTGGCTGCAAATAAAATAGACAAGATAAGAGGATGGAAAGCACATAAAAATTCTTCTTTTTTAGAAACTTTTGAAAAACAAGTTCCAAAAGTTCAACAATCTTTAGAAACAAAGATATATGAGTTAGTTGGTAGTTTACATGAAGAAGGTTTCAACGCAGAACGATTTGATAGAGTCACTGATTTCACATCTCAAGTAAGCATTGTTCCAATCAGCGCACTTACAGGTGAAGGCATACCTGAATTACTTACTTTGTTGATTGGATTAGCACAACAATATTTAAAAGATCAGTTGACTATTGAATCAGATTCTCCAGCAAAAGGTACAATACTTGAAGTAAAGGAAGAAAAGGGATTAGGTACAACCTTAGATGCTATAATATATGACGGTGTTTTAAAACAAAATGATAAGATAGTTTTGTTAACTTTAGAAGATGTTGTGGTCACTAGGATTAGATCATTATTAAAACCAAAACCTCTTGAGGAAATAAGAGAAAGTAAAACAGAATTTAAGCGTGTTAAGGAAGTAGTCGCTGCTTCTGGTGTTAAAATTGTTGCTCCAGGAGTTAAAGATGTGATTCCTGGATCTCCTTTACGAGTTGCAAAAGATGAAAACTTAGAGGATATACGGAACGAAATACGAAAAGAATTAGAAGAAGTTAAAATTGAAACAGATAAGGCAGGAATTGTCATTAAAGCAGACACATTAGGTTCTTTAGAAGCTGTGATAAAATTACTAAAAGAAGAAACTGATGTTCCAATTAGGGTAGCTGACATAGGCGATGTATCTCAAAGAGATGTCATAGAAGCTGAAGTTTCAAAAAATACAGATGAGATTTATGGTGTCATATTAGCGTTCAATGTTAAGATATTACCATCAGCAAAAACAATTTTAGAAGAATCTGGTGTAAAAGTATTTTCTAATAATGTGATATATAAGCTCATTGAAGATTATGTTGACTGGATGAAAGAAATTAAAGAAAGAAGGAAGAAATCATTAATGGAAAGTATTATAAGGCCTGTTAAAATAAGAATATTACCAGGTTTTGTTTTTAGAAGTAGTAAACCAGCTATTACAGGAATAGAAGTACTCGCTGGTAAATTGAAACCTGGATACAATCTAATCAGAGAAGATGGAAACGTTGTAGGAACAGTCGGTAGTATTCAAGATAAAGGTAAAAATATAAAATCCGCAAAAAAAGGACAAAAAGTTGCCATATCTATAAAAGGTGGAATAATTGGTAGAAATATTGAAGAAGGGGATATACTATACAGTGATATACCTGAAAAGGATTACAAAATATTATCAAAACAATTAAAAAATGAATTAACAGCTGATGAACAAGAAACACTTGAAGAAATTGTAAAAATTAAAAGAAAAGTAGATCCTACCTATGGTACTGGATATTCATTGAGCTAG